In Falco cherrug isolate bFalChe1 chromosome 5, bFalChe1.pri, whole genome shotgun sequence, one DNA window encodes the following:
- the LOC102055972 gene encoding solute carrier organic anion transporter family member 1C1, protein MTVETKPSNDDDSNQEAEPSQFLDDEAKKNLPVKKKTSCCTGLKAFLAALSFSYFSKALSGTIMKSSITQIERRFDLTSSTVGFIDGSFEMGNLLVIAFVSYFGAKLHRPKVIAVGCFTMALGSLLTAMPHFFMGYYKYETAPHTASSANLTSSINPCSLHQDVNKTKMLEISQSGCEKEPSSYMWVYILLGNMLRGIGETPITPLGISYLDDFAKEENVPVYVGCLHTIAMLGPMFGFLLGSLCAKLYVDIGFVDLGSITITPQDSRWVGAWWLGFLIGGVASLIAAIPFCFLPKSLKKPEEANNDRTSYSLLGNMGSTRNKLAPAKPKPKKWSVILKDFCTSLKKVLSNRMYFTFLCCSVLQFSSFIGFLTYKPKYMEQQYGQSTSKSNFLIGLTSLPPVGIGIFLGGLIMKKYKMSIIGATKFAFTMSFLAYVTSLLHFFVGCENHVVAGMTVSYEGKPIPYNENAIFSECNSDCKCASKAWDPVCGDNGLTYVSACLAGCTTSVGHGKNTVFHNCSCLEASSSWTGNNSATLGQCPKSKDCSMKFIYYTVIQVISGFCYALGGTPAYMIMFRCVQPELKSLAVGLYTLIMRILGGIPAPVYFGALIDKTCLKWGSTSCGQRGACRLYDSNAYRYVYLGLSAVLRGPSYLIAIIFFILIKKHFQNKNSTPIENGGREECLMNKEDYCKVKARLPGSSDAENESCI, encoded by the exons ATGACAGTGGAAACCAAACCCAGCAATGACGATGACTCAAATCAAGAAGCAGAACCTTCCCAGTTTTTGGAcgatgaagcaaaaaaaaatctaccagTCAAAAAGAAGACTTCCTGTTGTACTGGCTTGAAG GCATTTCTTGCTGCTTTATCGTTCAGCTACTTCAGTAAAGCATTGTCTGGTACAATTATGAAAAGTTCCATCACCCAGATTGAACGAAGGTTTGACCTGACATCATCTACTGTTGGTTTCATTGATGGAAGCTTTGAGATGG GTAACTTGCTGGTAATTGCATTTGTAAGCTACTTTGGAGCTAAACTTCATAGGCCCAAAGTAATAGCTGTTGGATGCTTTACCATGGCTTTGGGAAGTCTTTTAACAGCAATGCCTCATTTCTTCATGGGATA ttatAAGTATGAGACAGCACCACATACAGCTTCTTCAGCCAACTTAACTTCAAGCATAAATCCTTGTTCCCTACATCAAGATGTGAACAAAACGAAGATGTTGGAAATCTCCCAATCAG GCTGTGAGAAGGAACCATCGTCATATATGTGGGTATATATCTTACTGGGAAACATGTTACGTGGAATTGGTGAGACACCAATAACGCCACTGGGCATCTCTTACCTTGATGATTTTGCTAAAGAAGAGAACGTTCCTGTATATGTAG GATGTTTGCACACAATAGCCATGTTGGGCCCAATGTTCGGTTTCCTGTTGGGATCTTTATGTGCAAAACTGTACGTGGATATTGGATTTGTGGATTTAG GAAGCATCACTATCACCCCACAAGATTCCCGCTGGGTGGGTGCATGGTGGCTTGGATTTTTAATAGGTGGAGTAGCCAGTTTGATAGCTGCTATTCCATTTTGCTTCCTGCCAAAGAGTCTGAAAAAGCCAGAGGAAGCCAATAATGACAGAACTTCGTACAGTCTTTTGGGAAACATGGGCAGCACAAGGAATAAACTTGCTCCTGCAAAACCTAAGCCAAAGAAGTGGTCAGTAATACTGAAAG atttctgCACATCCCTGAAAAAAGTATTGAGTAATCGAATGTACTTTACATTTTTGTGTTGCTCAGTGTTACAGTTCAGTAGCTTTATTGGTTTCTTGACTTACAAACCAAAGTACATGGAACAGCAGTATGGACAATCTACATCTAAATCTAACTTTCTAATAG GATTGACATCCTTACCTCCTGTAGGTATTGGAATTTTCCTAGGAGGACTCATAATGAAAAAGTACAAAATGAGCATCATTGGAGCAACAAAGTTTGCATTTACCATGTCATTTTTGGCCTATGTTACCAGTCTCTTGCACTTTTTTGTTGGCTGTGAGAACCATGTGGTAGCGGGAATGACAGTGTCCTATGAAGG CAAACCCATTCCATACAATGAAAATGCCATATTTTCTGAGTGCAACTCTGACTGCAAATGTGCCTCCAAAGCATGGGATCCTGTGTGTGGAGACAATGGACTCACATACGTGTCGGCCTGTCTAGCTGGGTGCACGACTTCGGTGGGACATGGAAAGAACACA GTCTTCCATAACTGCAGCTGTCTTGAAGCCAGCAGTTCATGGACAGGAAATAACTCTGCCACCTTGGGGCAATGTCCGAAAAGTAAAGATTGTTCAATGAAGTTCATTTATTATACAGTAATACAAGTTATAAGTGGCTTTTGTTATGCATTGGGAGGCACCCCAGCATACATGATTATGTTTAG ATGTGTTCAGCCAGAGTTGAAATCTCTTGCAGTTGGTCTATACACACTCATTATGAGAATTCTAG GTGGGATTCCAGCGCCAGTTTATTTTGGTGCACTGATTGATAAGACATGTTTGAAATGGGGAAGCACAAGCTGTGGGCAGCGAGGGGCCTGCAGGCTGTACGACTCCAATGCATACAG GTATGTCTACCTTGGTTTATCAGCAGTGTTAAGAGGTCCTTCTTACTTGATTGcaatcattttttttatattgataAAGAAACACTTTCAAAATAAGAACTCCACGCCTATAGAGaatggaggaagagaagaatgtCTTATGAATAAAGAAGATTATTGCAAGGTCAAAGCCCGTTTGCCAGGTTCTTCTGATGCAGAGAATGAATCGTGTATTTAG